In the genome of Rhodoplanes sp. Z2-YC6860, one region contains:
- the dnaJ gene encoding molecular chaperone DnaJ, producing MAKRDYYEVLGVAKGSSEAEMKAAYRKLAMQHHPDRNPGDKDCEHRFKEINEAYDVLKDGDKRAAYDRFGHAAFEQGMGGGAQGFGADFGSAFSDIFEGIFGMGGARQRTSGRERGADLRFNMEITLEDAFNGKTAQVRLPTSVTCETCSGSGAKPGTKPKTCQHCGGHGRIRHTQGGFFTLERTCPICQGRGQVIEDPCPACSGAGRVTRERTLSVNIPPGVEEGTRIRLAGEGEAGLRGGPPGDLYIFLSLAGHELFQRDGADLHCRAPISMVTAALGGEFEVPSIDGSKARVKVPSGTQSGRRFRLSGKGMPVLRAKQHGDMYVQVVVETPQNLTKKQRELLAEFDKLSSQETHPEAAGFFARVKDFFGSGAGSG from the coding sequence ATGGCAAAACGCGACTACTACGAAGTACTGGGTGTGGCGAAAGGCTCGAGCGAGGCCGAGATGAAGGCCGCGTATCGCAAGCTTGCGATGCAGCACCATCCCGACCGCAATCCCGGCGACAAGGATTGCGAGCACCGCTTCAAGGAAATCAACGAGGCCTATGACGTGCTCAAGGACGGCGACAAGCGCGCCGCCTATGACCGCTTCGGCCATGCGGCGTTCGAACAGGGCATGGGCGGCGGCGCGCAGGGCTTCGGCGCTGATTTCGGCTCGGCGTTCTCCGACATCTTCGAAGGCATCTTCGGCATGGGAGGCGCGCGCCAGCGCACCTCGGGCCGTGAGCGCGGCGCAGACCTCCGCTTCAACATGGAGATCACGCTCGAGGACGCCTTCAACGGCAAGACCGCGCAGGTGCGGCTGCCGACATCCGTGACCTGCGAAACCTGCTCGGGCTCGGGCGCCAAGCCCGGCACCAAGCCCAAGACCTGCCAGCATTGCGGCGGCCATGGCCGCATCCGTCACACCCAGGGCGGCTTCTTCACGCTGGAGCGCACGTGTCCGATCTGCCAGGGCCGCGGCCAGGTGATCGAGGATCCATGTCCAGCCTGCTCAGGCGCCGGCCGTGTGACGCGCGAGCGCACGCTGTCGGTGAACATTCCGCCCGGTGTCGAGGAGGGCACGCGCATTCGCCTGGCCGGCGAAGGCGAAGCGGGCCTGCGCGGCGGGCCGCCTGGCGATCTCTATATCTTTCTGTCGCTCGCGGGCCATGAGCTGTTTCAGCGCGATGGCGCCGATCTGCACTGCCGCGCGCCGATCTCGATGGTGACGGCGGCGCTCGGCGGCGAGTTTGAGGTTCCTTCGATCGACGGCAGCAAGGCGCGGGTCAAGGTGCCATCCGGCACCCAGTCAGGCCGGAGGTTTCGCCTCAGTGGTAAGGGAATGCCCGTGCTGCGTGCAAAGCAGCATGGCGACATGTATGTGCAGGTGGTGGTTGAGACCCCGCAGAATCTCACCAAGAAACAGCGGGAATTGCTCGCCGAGTTCGATAAACTGTCGTCTCAGGAAACCCATCCCGAGGCGGCGGGTTTCTTTGCTCGGGTCAAGGACTTCTTCGGCAGCGGCGCCGGTTCGGGCTGA
- a CDS encoding class I SAM-dependent methyltransferase — protein MAFIRSWIEKPLSMGAVTPSGKMLARAMARAVDPDAPGPVIELGSGTGALTKALVERGVEPSRLFLVEFNPSFCRLLRTRYPEATVIQGDAYRIQHLLGGLLKEPAAAVVSGLPLQTKPFRQRTRLIDEAFELMAPDAPFVQFTYAMVTPIPKRASHDITAHASALVWQNLPPARVWVYRKG, from the coding sequence ATGGCTTTCATCCGCTCGTGGATCGAAAAGCCGCTCTCGATGGGCGCGGTCACGCCCTCCGGCAAGATGCTCGCACGCGCGATGGCGCGTGCCGTCGATCCCGATGCGCCTGGCCCCGTCATTGAGCTGGGCTCCGGCACTGGTGCACTCACCAAGGCGCTGGTCGAGCGAGGTGTCGAGCCGTCGCGCTTGTTTCTCGTCGAGTTCAATCCGTCGTTCTGCCGGCTCCTGCGCACGCGCTATCCGGAGGCGACGGTCATTCAGGGCGACGCCTATCGTATCCAGCATCTGCTGGGCGGACTGCTGAAAGAGCCTGCAGCCGCTGTCGTGTCAGGCCTGCCGTTGCAGACCAAGCCATTCCGCCAGCGCACCCGGCTGATCGACGAAGCCTTCGAGCTGATGGCGCCGGACGCGCCCTTCGTGCAGTTCACCTACGCGATGGTGACGCCGATCCCGAAGCGGGCCAGCCACGACATCACGGCGCATGCCTCCGCGCTGGTCTGGCAGAACCTGCCGCCCGCGCGCGTGTGGGTCTATCGCAAGGGCTGA
- a CDS encoding NADPH-dependent FMN reductase yields the protein MSVPKILVFAGSIRTGSFNARLAALAAKELALAGAEVTRVSLEDYPLPLYDGADEQKNGAPAHAQNLKSMMAAHHGVFIASPEYNASVTPLLKNAIDWISRVRERDEPPLAAFKHRVFAIGGASNSPYGALRSLMALRQILELGCGALVLPEQITVFHASEAFDEMDNLKDERAAATLKRVAQRLTEAAQEIA from the coding sequence ATGTCGGTTCCGAAAATCCTGGTGTTTGCCGGCTCGATCCGCACCGGCTCGTTCAACGCGCGGCTCGCGGCGCTGGCCGCCAAGGAGCTGGCGCTGGCAGGCGCCGAGGTCACCCGCGTTTCGCTCGAGGATTATCCTCTGCCGCTCTACGACGGCGCCGACGAGCAGAAAAACGGCGCGCCGGCCCATGCCCAAAACCTCAAATCCATGATGGCGGCGCATCACGGCGTGTTCATCGCCAGCCCGGAATACAACGCGTCCGTGACGCCGCTTCTGAAGAATGCCATCGACTGGATCTCGCGTGTGCGCGAGCGCGACGAGCCGCCGCTGGCGGCATTCAAGCACCGCGTTTTTGCCATCGGTGGCGCCTCGAATTCGCCCTACGGCGCGTTGCGTTCGCTGATGGCCTTGCGGCAAATTCTCGAACTCGGCTGCGGCGCGCTGGTGCTGCCCGAGCAGATCACGGTGTTTCATGCGAGTGAGGCCTTTGACGAAATGGACAATCTGAAAGACGAGCGCGCCGCGGCGACGCTGAAGCGCGTCGCGCAACGCCTCACCGAAGCCGCGCAGGAGATCGCGTGA
- the pyrF gene encoding orotidine-5'-phosphate decarboxylase gives MDPKDRLIVALDVPSVAAAAAMVEKLDASVTFYKIGYQLAFAGGLSFAETLIRANKKVFLDLKLHDIGNTVGKGVESVAKLGATFLTVHAYPQTMHAAVDARKGSNLRILGVTVLTSYDDADLAAAGYDFTVPELVAERAAQARDIGVDGLVCSAEEAANLKPIISNGMVLVTPGIRPADSEKGDQKRVMTPAAAIAAGADHLVVGRPIVAAPDPKAAADAILAEIAAAGR, from the coding sequence ATGGACCCCAAAGACCGGCTGATCGTTGCGCTCGATGTGCCGTCCGTCGCGGCCGCAGCCGCAATGGTCGAGAAGCTCGACGCCTCGGTGACGTTCTACAAGATCGGCTATCAGCTCGCCTTCGCGGGCGGGCTCTCCTTCGCCGAGACGCTCATCCGCGCCAACAAGAAGGTGTTTCTCGATTTGAAGCTGCACGATATCGGCAACACCGTCGGCAAGGGCGTCGAGAGCGTCGCCAAGCTCGGCGCGACGTTCCTCACGGTGCACGCCTATCCGCAGACCATGCATGCCGCTGTCGATGCGCGCAAAGGTTCGAACTTGCGCATCCTCGGCGTCACGGTGCTGACGTCCTATGACGACGCCGATCTCGCTGCCGCAGGCTATGACTTCACCGTGCCCGAGCTCGTCGCCGAGCGTGCCGCGCAGGCCCGCGACATTGGCGTCGACGGTCTGGTCTGCTCGGCCGAGGAGGCCGCCAATCTCAAGCCGATCATCAGCAACGGCATGGTGCTGGTGACGCCGGGCATCCGCCCCGCGGACTCCGAAAAGGGCGACCAGAAGCGTGTGATGACGCCCGCGGCCGCGATCGCGGCCGGCGCCGACCATCTCGTGGTTGGCCGGCCGATCGTCGCGGCGCCCGACCCCAAAGCCGCAGCGGATGCTATCCTCGCCGAGATCGCGGCCGCGGGCCGCTGA
- a CDS encoding DUF1330 domain-containing protein, translating to MAKGYWIPHLDVSNPSGFQAYRDTADAAHKRFGSRLLARGGRREVVEGTMRARNVLREFNSYDEAHEFYHGPDYSKAHPLREPHSVCDFLIVEGYSGPQPQILPTAPQPAALRGYWIAHIDVLDPEGYGLYQDAVGAVFSEYGGRFLVRGGRSELMEGRARSRSVAVEFPSYDVARACYRSPGYQAAIDLRRGNADFDLVIIEGVGEA from the coding sequence GTGGCGAAGGGCTATTGGATTCCGCATCTCGACGTCAGCAATCCGAGCGGCTTTCAGGCCTATCGCGACACTGCGGACGCCGCGCACAAGCGCTTCGGCTCGCGGCTGCTCGCGCGCGGCGGCCGTCGCGAGGTGGTCGAAGGCACCATGCGGGCGCGCAACGTGCTGCGCGAATTCAACTCGTACGACGAGGCGCACGAGTTCTACCACGGCCCGGACTATTCCAAGGCGCATCCGCTGCGCGAGCCGCATTCGGTCTGCGATTTCCTGATCGTCGAAGGCTACAGCGGGCCGCAGCCGCAAATTCTGCCGACAGCGCCCCAGCCGGCCGCGCTTCGCGGGTATTGGATCGCCCACATCGACGTGCTCGATCCCGAGGGCTACGGGCTTTACCAGGACGCTGTCGGGGCCGTCTTCAGCGAATACGGCGGGCGGTTTCTGGTCCGCGGCGGCCGCTCCGAGTTGATGGAAGGACGCGCCAGGAGCCGCAGCGTTGCGGTTGAATTTCCGAGCTATGACGTCGCGCGTGCATGCTATCGTTCGCCCGGATATCAGGCGGCGATCGACCTGCGCCGCGGCAACGCCGATTTCGATCTGGTGATCATCGAGGGTGTCGGCGAGGCGTAA
- a CDS encoding DUF1330 domain-containing protein: MAKAYWIGRVEVNNEEGYKAYALANPAIFKKFNARFVIRGGKHECPEGQSRSRNVVIEFPDYATAVACYRSPEYQANLKIRQANAITDLIIVEGYDGPQP; encoded by the coding sequence ATGGCCAAGGCGTATTGGATCGGGCGTGTCGAGGTGAACAACGAAGAGGGCTACAAGGCCTATGCGCTGGCCAACCCTGCGATCTTCAAGAAGTTCAACGCCAGGTTCGTCATCCGCGGCGGCAAGCACGAATGCCCCGAAGGCCAGAGCCGCTCGCGCAACGTGGTGATCGAGTTTCCCGATTACGCGACCGCGGTGGCCTGCTATCGCTCCCCCGAGTACCAGGCCAACCTCAAGATCCGCCAGGCCAACGCGATCACCGATCTGATCATCGTCGAAGGCTACGACGGGCCGCAGCCGTAA
- the dapB gene encoding 4-hydroxy-tetrahydrodipicolinate reductase, producing MSEMRLIVAGAGGRMGRTLIKAIADSKELTLAGALEGPGSAVIGRDSGELAGLGKNGIAVTSDAAGLLSKADGVIDFTIPAATVALVELTARAGCVHVIGTTGLSGVNEKIVAEAAKKAPIVKSGNFSLGVNLIAALTKRVAKTLDASFDIEIFEMHHNKKIDAPSGTALMFGRAAAEGRGIDLAKHSERGRDGETGARKMGDIGFASLRGGSVVGEHSVIFAGPAERVELVHRAEDRMIFARGALHAALWARGKAPGLYSMADVLGLKDF from the coding sequence ATGTCCGAGATGCGGCTGATCGTGGCCGGCGCCGGTGGGCGTATGGGTCGCACGCTGATCAAAGCAATTGCCGACAGTAAAGAGCTGACGCTTGCGGGCGCGTTGGAAGGGCCGGGCTCGGCGGTGATCGGTCGCGATTCCGGCGAATTGGCAGGCCTGGGCAAGAACGGGATCGCTGTCACCTCGGATGCAGCCGGGCTGTTGTCCAAGGCCGATGGCGTGATCGATTTCACCATTCCGGCCGCGACTGTGGCGCTCGTCGAGCTCACGGCGCGCGCCGGCTGCGTGCATGTGATCGGCACAACGGGACTTTCGGGCGTGAACGAGAAGATCGTCGCTGAGGCCGCGAAGAAGGCTCCGATCGTGAAGTCCGGCAACTTCAGCCTGGGCGTCAATCTGATCGCTGCGCTGACCAAGCGCGTGGCGAAGACCCTCGATGCCTCGTTCGACATCGAGATCTTCGAGATGCATCACAACAAGAAGATCGACGCGCCGTCCGGCACCGCGCTGATGTTCGGCCGCGCGGCGGCCGAGGGCCGTGGCATCGACCTCGCCAAGCACTCCGAACGCGGCCGTGACGGCGAGACCGGCGCGCGCAAGATGGGCGACATCGGCTTTGCCTCGCTGCGCGGCGGCTCGGTGGTGGGCGAGCACAGCGTGATCTTTGCCGGCCCGGCCGAGCGCGTCGAGCTGGTGCATCGCGCCGAGGATCGCATGATCTTCGCGCGCGGCGCGTTGCACGCCGCGCTCTGGGCGCGCGGCAAGGCGCCCGGGCTTTATTCGATGGCCGACGTGCTGGGGCTGAAGGACTTTTGA
- a CDS encoding IS110 family transposase, with product MDTIYVGIDVSKDRLDVHVRPGGEAFAVERNGKGLEDLVDRLRGLSPSLIAVEATGGFETIVAAAVAGAGLPLAVVNPAQVRHFAQAIGKRAKTDPIDAGVIAHFAEAVKPEPRPMPEETAVLLAELVGRRRQIIEMLVAERQREKHASNVRVRKSLARHIAVLEKELPSIDRDIDGLVRGAPVWREKEDLLISVPGIKNTLARIFLAEAPELGNLDRRRIASLAGVAPYTRQSGRWRGKAMIGGGRTALRSALFIAALTASRHNPVLKAFYARLLAAGKPKKVALIAVARKLLTIINAMLRDSRKWQNT from the coding sequence ATGGACACGATCTACGTTGGCATTGATGTATCGAAAGACCGTCTGGACGTTCATGTGCGCCCTGGCGGTGAGGCCTTTGCGGTCGAGCGGAACGGCAAGGGTCTGGAAGACCTGGTGGACCGTCTGCGAGGGCTTTCGCCTTCGCTGATTGCGGTGGAGGCGACGGGCGGCTTTGAGACGATCGTTGCGGCAGCGGTGGCTGGAGCTGGACTTCCGCTTGCAGTGGTGAACCCAGCTCAAGTTCGGCACTTCGCACAGGCCATCGGCAAGCGCGCCAAGACCGATCCGATCGATGCGGGCGTGATCGCCCACTTCGCGGAGGCGGTCAAACCTGAGCCGCGGCCGATGCCTGAAGAAACAGCCGTGCTGCTCGCCGAGTTGGTCGGCCGGCGGCGCCAGATCATCGAGATGCTGGTGGCCGAGCGGCAGCGCGAGAAGCACGCCAGCAACGTGCGGGTTCGCAAGAGCCTGGCGCGGCACATTGCCGTTCTCGAGAAGGAACTGCCGAGCATCGATCGGGACATCGATGGTCTGGTTCGTGGCGCCCCGGTCTGGCGGGAGAAGGAGGACCTGCTCATCTCGGTTCCCGGAATCAAGAACACGCTGGCCCGCATCTTCCTCGCGGAAGCGCCTGAGCTCGGCAACCTCGATCGCCGTCGCATCGCAAGCCTGGCTGGTGTGGCGCCCTACACCAGACAATCGGGCCGCTGGCGGGGCAAGGCCATGATCGGCGGAGGTCGCACGGCGCTTCGCTCGGCTCTGTTCATTGCCGCCTTGACGGCCAGTCGCCACAACCCGGTGCTCAAGGCCTTCTACGCCCGACTGCTCGCCGCCGGTAAGCCAAAGAAGGTCGCGCTCATCGCGGTGGCCAGGAAGCTCCTCACCATCATCAACGCCATGCTCAGAGACAGCAGAAAATGGCAAAACACTTGA
- the gpmI gene encoding 2,3-bisphosphoglycerate-independent phosphoglycerate mutase: MQKRRPVMLVILDGFGWREESADNAVRQAKTPTFSKLWDTGPHAFLNTSGRDVGLPPGQMGNSEVGHLNIGAGRVVMQDLPRIGDAVASGEIKYAPALKGLIEAMKKSGGTCHLIGLVSPGGVHSHQDHGAALAKILTDAGIPTVAHAITDGRDTPPQSAGDDLKKFVAALPKSVPVATVIGRYYAMDRDKRWDRVAKAYAAMVEAEGPRFPDPQAAIADAYSKKQFDEFVIPAVIGDYHGMKDGDGVLCFNFRADRVREILGAMLDANFDGFERKRTVKFTTAVGMTQYSDHLDKLMKAIFPPQTFANILGEVVANNKRTQLRMAETEKYPHVTYFLNGGREEPYAGEDRIMVPSPKVATYDLQPEMSAPELTDKAVAAINSGKYDLIVLNFANPDMVGHTGSLPAAIKAVETVDTGLGRIADAIAKSGGALLITADHGNCEMMRDPETGGPHTAHTTNPVPIVLTGAGNRALLAEGRLADIAPTLLELMDLPKPPEMTGTSLLRGN, encoded by the coding sequence ATGCAGAAGCGCCGCCCGGTGATGCTGGTCATATTGGATGGTTTTGGCTGGCGCGAGGAAAGCGCCGACAACGCGGTCCGCCAGGCCAAGACGCCGACCTTCAGCAAGCTGTGGGACACCGGGCCCCACGCATTCCTGAACACGTCCGGCCGCGATGTCGGCCTGCCTCCCGGCCAGATGGGCAATTCGGAAGTGGGCCATCTCAACATCGGCGCCGGCCGCGTGGTGATGCAGGACCTGCCGCGCATCGGCGATGCCGTCGCATCGGGCGAGATCAAGTACGCGCCGGCCTTGAAGGGCCTGATCGAGGCGATGAAGAAAAGTGGTGGCACCTGTCACCTCATCGGGCTCGTCTCGCCCGGCGGCGTGCATTCGCACCAGGACCACGGCGCGGCATTGGCGAAGATTCTCACCGATGCCGGCATTCCAACGGTGGCCCACGCGATCACCGACGGCCGCGATACGCCGCCGCAATCGGCCGGCGATGACCTGAAGAAGTTCGTCGCGGCGCTGCCGAAGTCGGTGCCGGTCGCGACCGTCATCGGCCGCTATTACGCGATGGATCGCGACAAGCGCTGGGATCGCGTCGCCAAGGCCTATGCCGCGATGGTCGAGGCCGAGGGCCCGCGCTTTCCCGATCCGCAGGCCGCGATCGCAGATGCTTATTCGAAAAAGCAGTTCGACGAGTTCGTGATCCCGGCGGTGATCGGTGACTATCACGGCATGAAGGATGGCGATGGCGTGCTGTGCTTCAACTTCCGCGCCGACCGCGTGCGCGAAATCCTCGGCGCGATGCTGGACGCAAATTTCGACGGGTTCGAACGCAAGCGCACGGTCAAGTTCACCACCGCCGTCGGCATGACACAATACAGCGACCACCTCGACAAGCTCATGAAGGCGATCTTCCCGCCGCAGACCTTCGCCAACATCCTTGGCGAGGTGGTGGCGAACAACAAGCGCACCCAGCTCCGCATGGCGGAGACCGAGAAGTATCCGCACGTCACGTACTTCTTGAACGGCGGGCGCGAGGAACCTTATGCGGGCGAAGACCGCATCATGGTGCCCTCACCCAAGGTCGCGACCTATGACCTGCAGCCCGAGATGTCGGCGCCCGAACTCACCGACAAGGCGGTGGCCGCGATCAACTCCGGCAAGTACGACCTGATCGTGCTGAACTTCGCCAACCCGGACATGGTCGGCCACACCGGAAGCTTGCCGGCTGCGATCAAGGCGGTGGAAACGGTCGATACTGGATTGGGCCGCATCGCCGACGCCATCGCCAAGTCGGGCGGCGCGCTCCTCATCACCGCCGACCACGGCAATTGCGAGATGATGCGCGACCCCGAGACCGGCGGGCCGCACACCGCGCACACCACCAATCCGGTGCCGATCGTGCTCACCGGTGCGGGCAATCGCGCGCTGCTGGCCGAAGGCCGGCTCGCCGACATTGCGCCAACGCTGCTCGAATTGATGGATCTGCCGAAACCGCCGGAGATGACCGGCACGTCGCTGCTGCGGGGGAATTAG
- a CDS encoding methylated-DNA--[protein]-cysteine S-methyltransferase: MMEDTMLSPDLINDLKSSTAASTDYDIVRRAIAHIRGNWRTQPEIEQIAEAAGVTPTELHHLFRRWAGLTPKAFVQALTLDSARELLRSSASILDASYEVGLSGPGRLHDLFVTHEAMSPGEWKTGAEGVTISYGFHPSPFGTALVMATERGLCGLAFADIGEEKAALVDMRSRWLKAKYVEDSARTAPIAARIFDNDKWRPDQPLRVVLIGTDFEVRVWETLMRIPMGRATTYSTIANRLGNPKASRAVGTAVGKNPISFVVPCHRVMGKSGDLTGYHWGLTRKCAMLGWEAGKVAA, from the coding sequence ATGATGGAGGACACCATGCTCTCGCCGGACCTGATCAACGACTTGAAATCGTCCACCGCGGCCTCGACCGACTACGACATCGTCCGCCGCGCCATCGCCCATATCCGCGGCAACTGGCGCACCCAGCCGGAAATCGAACAGATCGCCGAAGCTGCCGGCGTGACGCCGACCGAGCTGCATCACCTGTTTCGCCGCTGGGCGGGGCTCACGCCGAAAGCGTTCGTCCAGGCGCTGACGCTCGACAGCGCCCGCGAGCTCCTTCGCTCGTCGGCCAGCATCCTCGATGCCTCCTACGAAGTGGGCCTGTCCGGCCCCGGCCGGCTGCACGACCTGTTCGTCACCCACGAAGCGATGTCCCCCGGCGAATGGAAGACCGGTGCCGAAGGCGTCACCATCTCGTATGGCTTCCACCCCTCGCCGTTCGGCACAGCGCTGGTGATGGCAACCGAGCGCGGCCTCTGCGGCCTCGCCTTCGCCGATATCGGCGAGGAGAAGGCTGCCCTCGTTGACATGCGAAGCCGCTGGCTCAAGGCGAAATACGTCGAGGACAGCGCCCGCACTGCGCCGATCGCGGCGCGCATCTTCGACAACGACAAGTGGCGGCCGGACCAGCCGTTGCGCGTGGTGCTGATCGGCACCGACTTCGAGGTTCGCGTCTGGGAGACCCTGATGCGCATCCCGATGGGCCGCGCCACCACCTATTCGACGATCGCCAACAGGCTCGGCAATCCCAAGGCCTCGCGCGCGGTCGGCACCGCGGTTGGCAAGAACCCGATCAGCTTCGTGGTGCCTTGCCACCGCGTGATGGGCAAATCCGGCGACCTCACCGGCTATCACTGGGGCCTGACCCGCAAGTGCGCGATGCTCGGCTGGGAGGCCGGCAAGGTCGCGGCGTAA
- a CDS encoding DUF2244 domain-containing protein yields the protein MTVQNPLDNESGSEPTLFSAIITPHRSLNSTGFFVVMVLVSGFSFFAGMVFFLLGAWPVVGFLGLDVLLVYWAFRANFRSAAAFEQVVVTPSELRVRRVSHRGQVSEWTLNPCWTQIVRDAHEEFGLLHLYLVSRGRKLAVAGFLSPPERESFAAALSTALGEAKRGPTRAAAI from the coding sequence ATGACCGTACAAAATCCGCTCGACAACGAGTCTGGCTCCGAGCCCACGCTTTTTTCGGCGATCATCACCCCGCACCGGTCGCTGAACAGCACGGGGTTCTTCGTCGTCATGGTGTTGGTGTCCGGCTTCAGCTTCTTCGCCGGTATGGTGTTCTTCCTGCTCGGCGCCTGGCCGGTGGTCGGCTTTCTCGGGCTCGATGTGCTCCTGGTCTACTGGGCGTTCCGGGCGAACTTCCGCTCGGCCGCGGCCTTCGAGCAGGTCGTCGTGACACCGTCGGAGCTCCGCGTGCGGCGCGTCAGCCACCGCGGGCAGGTCTCGGAATGGACGCTCAATCCGTGCTGGACGCAGATCGTTCGCGACGCCCACGAGGAGTTCGGTTTGCTGCACCTCTATCTCGTCTCGCGCGGGCGAAAGCTCGCGGTCGCGGGTTTCCTGTCGCCGCCGGAACGGGAAAGCTTTGCTGCGGCGCTTTCCACCGCATTGGGCGAAGCCAAGCGCGGCCCGACCCGAGCCGCCGCGATCTAG
- the nth gene encoding endonuclease III codes for MAKKTTSRTTKKQPPARGKTAKKTKAAVKKARKGQRTNNAAKVKPKKAQVSANIKAMHGTTKPWTKAEIEEAFRRFQEAMPEPKGELHHINPFTLLVAVVLSAQATDAGVNKATPALFALADTPEKMVGLGEDRVRELIKTIGLFRTKAKNVIALSEQLIAKHSGTVPGTREELQELPGVGRKTANVVLNIAFGQPTMAVDTHIFRIGNRTGLAPGKDPLAVEMKLLEVIPAHYMLHAHHWLILHGRYTCLARKPLCEKCVIADLCKWPGKIVSA; via the coding sequence ATGGCCAAGAAAACGACCAGTCGAACGACGAAAAAGCAGCCCCCGGCGCGGGGCAAAACCGCCAAAAAAACCAAGGCGGCGGTGAAAAAGGCCCGCAAGGGCCAACGAACCAATAACGCCGCCAAGGTGAAGCCGAAAAAGGCTCAGGTCAGCGCCAATATCAAGGCGATGCACGGCACCACCAAGCCCTGGACCAAAGCTGAAATCGAGGAAGCGTTCCGAAGATTTCAGGAAGCGATGCCCGAGCCCAAGGGCGAACTGCATCACATCAATCCGTTCACGCTCCTGGTCGCCGTGGTGCTCTCGGCGCAAGCGACCGACGCCGGCGTCAACAAGGCGACGCCAGCGCTATTCGCGTTGGCCGACACACCGGAAAAGATGGTCGGGCTCGGCGAAGATCGCGTGCGCGAACTGATCAAGACCATCGGGCTGTTTCGCACCAAGGCCAAGAACGTCATCGCGCTGTCGGAGCAGCTCATCGCGAAGCACAGTGGCACGGTGCCCGGCACCCGCGAGGAGCTTCAGGAGCTGCCGGGCGTGGGCCGCAAAACGGCCAACGTGGTCCTCAACATCGCGTTCGGCCAGCCGACCATGGCGGTCGACACGCACATCTTTCGCATCGGGAACCGCACCGGCTTGGCGCCAGGCAAAGACCCGCTGGCCGTGGAGATGAAGCTCCTCGAGGTGATCCCGGCGCACTACATGCTGCACGCCCACCACTGGCTCATTTTGCACGGCCGTTACACGTGCCTGGCGCGCAAACCCTTGTGCGAGAAATGCGTCATCGCCGATCTTTGCAAATGGCCGGGCAAGATTGTCAGCGCGTGA
- a CDS encoding sulfate transporter family protein: MFDAAIKSLSQMFSPEFRRVLLKSIGLALLMIILIGIGLNWLFDWLTNAGAAWAEAGVGGHTVWNVISWIIKIAAALGVITGAIFLMPAVTAFVGSFFVDEVGEIVERTYYPAEPPGRELPLMTAMVQGTKTALLAVLVYLCALPFLLFAGLGLVIMFLATAWLLSREYFLLAAMRFRSPDEAKAMRRANSTSILIAGLPIALFVSIPVINLATPLFAMAMMVHVHKRLSGQRVELIPPRRGQSITR; the protein is encoded by the coding sequence ATGTTCGACGCCGCCATCAAATCGCTTTCCCAGATGTTCTCGCCGGAGTTCCGGCGCGTGCTGCTCAAGTCGATCGGGCTTGCGCTGCTGATGATCATCCTGATCGGCATCGGGCTGAACTGGCTGTTCGACTGGCTCACGAACGCCGGCGCCGCCTGGGCCGAAGCCGGCGTGGGCGGCCACACCGTGTGGAACGTCATTTCGTGGATCATCAAAATTGCGGCTGCGCTCGGCGTCATCACCGGCGCAATCTTTTTGATGCCCGCGGTCACGGCCTTTGTCGGCTCGTTCTTCGTCGATGAGGTCGGCGAGATCGTCGAGCGCACCTACTATCCGGCCGAGCCGCCGGGCCGCGAACTGCCGCTGATGACCGCGATGGTCCAGGGCACCAAGACCGCGCTGCTCGCAGTCTTGGTCTATCTCTGCGCATTGCCGTTTCTGCTGTTCGCAGGCCTCGGCCTCGTGATCATGTTTCTCGCCACCGCGTGGCTTCTCAGCCGGGAGTATTTTCTGCTCGCCGCGATGCGCTTCCGTTCACCCGACGAAGCCAAGGCGATGCGCCGCGCCAACAGCACCAGCATCCTGATCGCCGGACTGCCGATCGCACTGTTCGTCTCGATCCCGGTGATCAACCTCGCCACGCCGCTGTTCGCCATGGCCATGATGGTGCATGTGCACAAACGGCTGTCGGGCCAACGCGTCGAATTGATCCCACCGCGGCGCGGCCAGAGCATCACGCGCTGA